ATTGTGGTGAACGTGGGACTCGGTGAAGCTGTGCAGGATCCAAAGCTTATCGAAGTTGTTTCCGAGGATCTGGCTCGAATTACAGGACAAAAGCCTCAGTTAAGGCGAGCTAAGAAATCTGTTGCTGCATATCATCTTAGAAAGGGAATGCCTATTGGCCTGAGAGTTACGCTAAGAAAGCAAAGAGCCTATGACTTTCTGGATAGGTTGATAAATTTTGCCCTTCCCAGGGTTAGAGATTTTAGAGGGCTTAGCAGGAACTCCTTTGACGGAAGAGGCAATTACAACTTTGGCCTTGATGAGCAAACGGTCTTCCCTGAGATTGACATTGATAAAGTTAAAAAGGTTTTTGGGATGGATATTGCAATTGTAACAACAGCAGAAAACGATGAAGAAGCGATGAAACTTTTGGAAGCCTTTGGGTTTCCATTTGAAAGGGGGTAAAAATCCATGGCTACAAAGGCAAAGTTCACAAGAGCTTTTACCATTGAACCAAAGTTTAAAGTAAGAAAAAGGAATAGGTGTCAGATCTGTGGCAGGCCCCGTGGCTACATAAGAAAATTTGGAATTTGCAGAATCTGCTTCAGGGAACTGGCGTTAAGAGGCGAGTTACCTGGCGTTAAAAAGGCGAGCTGGTAAGGAGGTGAAGTTATGCTTACAGATCCCATTGCTGATATGATCACAAGGATCAGAAATGCGGTAAGAGCCAGGCACGAGAAGACAACAATTGCCGTTATTTCCAAGTTGAAGCTCGCTATACTGGATATTTTGAAGAAGGAAGGGTTTATAAAAGATTACAGAATTGTCTCCACCGAGAAGGGTGGTTTGATTGAAGTGACTCTGAATTATTTGGTTGGTGGTAAACCTGCAATTAACGATTTACAAAGGGTTTCTAAACCGGGAAGGCGGGTTTACATAGGGAAGGATGAAATACCGTGGATCAAGAATGGAATGGGTGTCGCTATCATTTCTACCTCTCAGGGAGTGATGACTGACCGTGATGCAAGAAAAAGAAAGATTGGAGGGGAATATCTCCTCTATGTCTGGTAAGGAGGTAGAAGATGTCAAGAATTGGGAAAAAGCCAATAGAAATTCCAAAAGGTGTTGAAGTAAAACTTACTGGTAATCATATTGAAGTAAAAGGGCCAAAGGGTAAACTCGAAATGGATATTCACCCTGATATGATTGTTAAAATCGAAGATAATAAAATCCTTGTTGAAAGGCCTTCAGATAAAAAAATCCATAAGGCTCTTCATGGGACGACGAGGCAATTAATAAACAATATGATCGAGGGCGTTACGAAGGGATTTGTTAAAGAACTGGAAATTGTAGGTACTGGATACCGTGCAAAAATGGAGGGTTCTAAGCTTGTAATTAATGTAGGTTTTTCTAATCCCGTTGAGTTTACACCACCGCCTGGTATCCAATATGAGGTAGAGGGACAGAATATTATACGAGTAAAGGGGATTGACAAATATCTCGTTGGCGATGTTGCAGCTGCTATAAGAAGAGTAAGACCTCCTGAACCTTACAAAGGAAAGGGTATAAGATATCGTGGTGAAATAGTGAGAAGAAAGGCTGGTAAGGCTGGTATTAAAGCTGGAGGGAAGTAATGGATAGGGAGACAAAGGTATTGAAGAGGAAAAGGCGTCATTTAAGAGTTAGAAAGAAAGTTAAGGGTACTGAAGAGAGGCCAAGGTTAGTGGTATTCAAATCAGCAAGGCACATATATGCTCAACTGGTTATTGACCCACCCTTTGGACCATGCAGGGTTATTTGTGGCGCTTCAACATTATCTCCTGAGATCCGGGAAGAGGTTAAGGCTGTTAAGGGAAAAATTGAAAAAGCCAGGCTTGTGGGGAAATTAATTGCTAAGAGGGCATTAGATAAGGGCTTTAATAAGGCAGTTTTCGACAGGGCTGGGTACAAATATCATGGCAGAGTGAAGGCATTAGCGGATGCAGCCAGGGAAGCTGGCCTTGAATTTTAGGAGGTAACGTATGGCACTTTTTGAGGAATTTGAAAGAGAAAGTTCAGAACTGATAGAAAATATAGTTTATATCAGTAGAGTTACTAAGGTTACCAAGGGTGGTAAAAACCTGAAAATGTCTGTGTGGGTAGTGGTAGGTGATGGAAATGGTAGGGTCGGGATCGGTCATGGGAAGGCTGCTGAAACGCCTGAAGCTATCCAAAAAGCCTTAAGAAGGGCACGTAGGAACCTGAAACAATGCGTAATCAAAAATGGAACTTTACCTTACGAAGTGATTGTTAAGGAAGGGGCATCGGAAATTTTACTCAAACCAGCTGCTCCGGGTACCGGTATCATTGCAACTCAAGCTGTTAGAGCTGTTCTTGAAGCTGCAGGGTACCAGAATGTTCTTACGAAGTCCTTAGGTTCTAATAACCCCATCAATCTTATGAAAGCTACTTTTAAGGCTGTAACTTCTCTGGTAGATCCGGAAAGAATTGTCAAAGAAAGGGGACATAACCCAGAAAAAGTACTAAGGAGGTTTGGCCGTGTCGCAAAAACTTCTGAAAGTACAACAAATTAAAAGTTCAATAGATGTTGACAAAAGGCATAAATTAACTCTGAGAGCCCTTGGCCTTGGCAGAATTGGAAAGACGAAGATTCACAGAGATACACCTCAGATAAGGGGTATGATAAATCAGGTGGCTTATCTTCTGAGGGTTGAAGAAATAGAGGAGGAGAAAAAATGATAGATCTAAGTTCTTTACGTCCAAACGAAGGTGCAAAGAAGAGGAAGAAGAGGGTGGGAAGAGGCCCTGGTTCTGGTCATGGTAAGACTGCAGGTAAGGGACATAAAGGGCAGAAGGCGAGGAGCGGCGGAGCTAAACCGGTATGGTTTGAAGGCGGTCAAATGCCACTTTATAGGAGGTTACCCAAGAGGGGCTTTAAGAACCCATTTCGTGTGGAATATCAGATTGTGAATCTTGATACCCTTGATAAGCATTTTAATGCCGGTGACGTTGTGAATCGCGAAGTTCTCCTGCAAAAGGGGCTTATAAAGGATGAAGATAAGCCGGTGAAATTGCTCGGCCGCGGCGAAATCTCAAAACCAATTGTTATAGAAGTGGATAAGATCTCTGAAAGTGCAAAGGCTAAAATTGAAAAAGCGGGTGGGAAGATAAATGTTAAAGAATCTTGATGCTATACCAAAAATAGGAGAATTAAGAAAGAGGATACTGTTTACCCTGTTTATTATAGTAATATATCGTATAGGAACTCACATCCCTCTCCCCGGTATTAATGGCCAAGCCTTAGCTGAATTTTTTAAGTCGCAATTTACCGGTACTATCTTTGGTCTCTATGACATCTTTGTTGGTGGTGCATTGCAGAGGGCAGCAATCTTCGGCGCTGGAATAATGCCTTATATATCTGCTTCAATTATCATCCAGTTACTCACAACTACTTGGCCTTACTTGGAAAGGTTGCAGAAAGA
The window above is part of the bacterium genome. Proteins encoded here:
- the rpsE gene encoding 30S ribosomal protein S5, producing MALFEEFERESSELIENIVYISRVTKVTKGGKNLKMSVWVVVGDGNGRVGIGHGKAAETPEAIQKALRRARRNLKQCVIKNGTLPYEVIVKEGASEILLKPAAPGTGIIATQAVRAVLEAAGYQNVLTKSLGSNNPINLMKATFKAVTSLVDPERIVKERGHNPEKVLRRFGRVAKTSESTTN
- the rpmD gene encoding 50S ribosomal protein L30, coding for MKSSIDVDKRHKLTLRALGLGRIGKTKIHRDTPQIRGMINQVAYLLRVEEIEEEKK
- the rpsH gene encoding 30S ribosomal protein S8 translates to MLTDPIADMITRIRNAVRARHEKTTIAVISKLKLAILDILKKEGFIKDYRIVSTEKGGLIEVTLNYLVGGKPAINDLQRVSKPGRRVYIGKDEIPWIKNGMGVAIISTSQGVMTDRDARKRKIGGEYLLYVW
- the rplF gene encoding 50S ribosomal protein L6, with the translated sequence MSRIGKKPIEIPKGVEVKLTGNHIEVKGPKGKLEMDIHPDMIVKIEDNKILVERPSDKKIHKALHGTTRQLINNMIEGVTKGFVKELEIVGTGYRAKMEGSKLVINVGFSNPVEFTPPPGIQYEVEGQNIIRVKGIDKYLVGDVAAAIRRVRPPEPYKGKGIRYRGEIVRRKAGKAGIKAGGK
- a CDS encoding type Z 30S ribosomal protein S14; this encodes MATKAKFTRAFTIEPKFKVRKRNRCQICGRPRGYIRKFGICRICFRELALRGELPGVKKASW
- the rplE gene encoding 50S ribosomal protein L5 — translated: MSRLLKEYREKIRPLLMKELGFKNIMRVPRIEKIVVNVGLGEAVQDPKLIEVVSEDLARITGQKPQLRRAKKSVAAYHLRKGMPIGLRVTLRKQRAYDFLDRLINFALPRVRDFRGLSRNSFDGRGNYNFGLDEQTVFPEIDIDKVKKVFGMDIAIVTTAENDEEAMKLLEAFGFPFERG
- the rplR gene encoding 50S ribosomal protein L18 is translated as MDRETKVLKRKRRHLRVRKKVKGTEERPRLVVFKSARHIYAQLVIDPPFGPCRVICGASTLSPEIREEVKAVKGKIEKARLVGKLIAKRALDKGFNKAVFDRAGYKYHGRVKALADAAREAGLEF
- the rplO gene encoding 50S ribosomal protein L15, which codes for MDLSSLRPNEGAKKRKKRVGRGPGSGHGKTAGKGHKGQKARSGGAKPVWFEGGQMPLYRRLPKRGFKNPFRVEYQIVNLDTLDKHFNAGDVVNREVLLQKGLIKDEDKPVKLLGRGEISKPIVIEVDKISESAKAKIEKAGGKINVKES